The Verrucomicrobiota bacterium nucleotide sequence CGCATAGTAGTCCGAATATCACAGGCCGACACCGGCTTATTCAACCATGGGCGTATTCTGAGCACGCTCAGATACACCCTCTATTGTTCGAGTTCTTTGTGTCCGGAAACCTCCACCTTACAGCCAGATCCCAAATTGTCGGGAAACCAGACGAAGGTCCGCCCCCGCCCGTCCTTGACCGAAGGAGCGGCTAGGCATTCGCAACCAGACTCTATAAGTACACGTCCACAGGCCTGAGAAAGCGTTTCGTTACTGGCCTGATTTACTTTTCGCCAGTCTTCCTTCAAAAACTCGTCCATCTCCAACCAGGAAATCGCAGAAACCAGATCGGCCAAAAATATCACCTTCGAGAAGGAGGCAAGAATCTCAACCGTTACCCGCAGATTCTGACGTGGTTTCTTGATTCCGTAATAGGAAAATCCTCGCCGCGTTTCCTTAAGAGCAATCAATTCAGTCGAAGCCCCATAAACCAAACGATGCAAACCCGGCCGCATCCAACGGCTACCAAACCGGCGGGAACCTTCTCCTGAAATCAATGCTTCAGGCCGAGCCCACTCAAGCTCGACACAACGATAAAGAGGACCCTCCCATGGTTGAAATAGACCGCCAATTACCGCTCTTATTTCGAGTCGCAACTGTTTGTATCGGGGATGTTCCTTCAGTGTCATCATGGGGAACTTTAAAATCAGATGTCGTCAAGCTTCTCGCTAACAGAAAAAGTAAGATGTGTGCGATAAATACCTACCCGCTTTTTGCCTTCTACGAATGAATCCATTCTAGCCAATCATGAATAGTTGGACTTGTGTTCAGGTCCCTCAGATTCAAAAAACTCTCTCCTGCAGCAGTAGACTCAAAGTTCCAGATTCGCGTTGTTCCAATCTTCGGACAGGGCTTTGAAGTAAGTTCGGAAGCTGGGGGATTTCCACTTTGTGCCCAGTCGGCTAAAGCGTTCCTGCACGGAAATATGCACAAGATCATCGGTCTCAAGGTGACGGTACCGCTTGCCGCGAAACTTGTAGATACCCGTCGGTTGCGGATGCTGGGTCGCGGTGGGAGTGTTGGACAATCCCTGCTCAAGCCGTGGCTGAAACACAAGGCCACGAGTTCCTGCCTCACGGGCGATCCAGGAAGCCGGGATCTCGGACAGACGATGGTCATCCTTGTAGCCTCCGCCGACATCACTGTGGACCCCTGCAAACCAAACCTCTTTCAGATCAATACCCGGCTTCTTGTCCCAACGTGTCACAGGAAAGTCCTTCCGACATTCATCAATCGCCATCGCGTGTCTTGCGCAGCGAATGATGCTACTCGGTGAGGTGTCGTGAAACAGATACTCCGCATTGTCGAGCAAGCCAAAAAATGTGATAGGGACTCCCAAGGTTCCGACCGTATCCCATACACCCAGAAACTCTATTTGAGTTCGGTCCTCCCAGGCATATTTTTCGCGAAGCTCTTTCGATGTGCGATGATCCGGCCCCGTGCTCGGCTGACGCTTCCGGTAATGATCGTAGGCGGATGAAATCCGCTCAGCAAACTCCGCCTTCAAAACACCGCAGTTGCGAATGAATCCACCCAGTGAACGAACCGTGTACGCACCACGACTAAAACCAAAGAAATACAACTTATCGCCGGGCTCGTAGTTGTGAACAATGAACCGGTAACAATCCATGATGTTCTTGTCGATCCCGACACCGGAAACACCTCCCGCTACCTTCTTACGATCCGACCCGACCCCCCAATCATAAAACACCACCTGCTTCTTTCCGCCACCATCGCGCGGCGCAATTGACCGTGCGAAGCGAAGCACATTCGTGGCCCGTTCATCTTCGGGTGAGTTCCACGTACCATCAGAGCAAATAACAATCTTCTTCATATCCGAAACGATAGGAGTGTTCCGGACTGACCGTCGAGGATTAAGCAATCCGAAGCCCAATCTCAACCCTAAGACGATCTATCTGTCCTGAGGTCAAACCTGCCACGACTTTCAGTTGAAAATGTCCCATCCCTCTGGACAAGGCCTTGACCCGATTCTTGCCGTTACGGTTTTTTGCCTTCATCCTCATCCAATCCTTCGAAAAACGCATCCTTGCTTTCCTTCAATGTATGTTTGATCTCACCCCATATTTCTTTCGTTCCCGATTGCAGACTCTGCTCGGCATTCTCTGTTACTCCCAGGATTTCACGGAGCCTTTGCTTTGCCTCATCCCGTTTTTGTTTCAGGCTGGCAATCCTTTCGCCAAACTCCTGATCCACCATTGCCTTCTGTTGTTTGACCGTCTCCTCCAACTCATCGATCTCGGTATTACATCGGTCTAAACCGGCTTTAAGCTTGGTCACCATTTCATTCCTCGTTGTCGTCATAATCGGGGTCCTTTCATTTTATTAAATTTGGTCTAGTTCCAGCCTTGGACCTGAATGTTGTAATCGGATCCGGCGTGGTGGTCGAGTTTGAACCCAAAGAGTCAGGCAATTACTTCACAAGATCCTGTATGGAATATTTTACCATCGTCTTGCTCCGGGGAAGAACATGAATCTGCTGGAACATTCCCTGTGGATTCGCCCATGACCCCTTTTTGCAACCCCAAAAAAATGTTTGGCCAAAAGATAAGAAATGATTAGTCTGAACCTATTAACTATCGATCTTAAAATAAAACCACTATGAACATACCTCGTCGCAACTTTTTAAAAACCACGCTCGCCGCTTCCGCAACCACCGCAGTGGCTTCTCAAATTTCCGCCGCCGGGTCCACCGGCACTTCCCGGGAATATTACGAACTTCGCTGCTATCATCTGAAAGCGGACACCCGGCTCAAGACTGACGCCAATCCGGCATTGCTCGATGCCTATCTCCAACAGGCCCTTCTGCCCGCGCTCCGAAAAATCGGCGTGGAAAATACCGGTGTCTTCACCGAGCTCGAGGTAGACAAGAATGCCGGCACGAGCACGCCGAAGCCCGGGTCTCCAGTCTGGGTGCTGATGACTCACCGCTCTCTCGAAACCTACGTGCAGGTAAGCGCTGCCCTCAACGCCGACCCGTCCATCCAACAAGCGGGCACCGACTACCTGCAGGTTCCCAAGTCGACACCCGCGTTTGAACGGATCGATAGCTGGCTGCTGCTTGCGTTTGCCGGCATGCCCCAACTTGAAGTGCCAGCCTTTTCGCGAGACCGGATAGCGACCCGCGTTTTAGAGATGCGCGATTATGAGAGTCACAGCGAATTGAAAGCACTAAACAAAATGGCCATGTTCAACGACGGCGAGATCTCACTCATGAAAGATCTCGGCATGAGTCCGGTCTTCTTCGGTCAAGCTCTCTCCGGGCCGAACCTGCCCCACCTGCGCTACATCACCAGCGGCCCCGATCTCGCCACCCACCTCGCCAACTGGAAAAAATTCGGCCCCGCTCCCCGCTGGCAGGAATTGAAAAGCAATCCCTTTTACAAAGACAATACGTCCCGTAACACCGCTCGCTTCCTCACACCCAAGCCCTACTCGATCCTCTGACCCGCGGGAACCCAAGTCGGCGCTTTCGCCAACAAACGATGGGTTAGTCCATACTCAAAATGCGTTCCTAGCCTCTTGGTTTTTCCGAGAGATCAGAATCCCCAATTGTTTGAAACAAGAGACCCTAAACGTTAACTTATCCGAACCCAGAGAACCCTATGTCAGAATTTCCAGCGCTCGATGAATCCATGAAATCCGTGGAGAACTATTACCGTGAGAGAGGTATTTTTCAAAAATCCTTCGGGATGGGGAAACGTCCGGCGATTGTGGTGGTGGATTTTGCCTATGGTTGGACCGACGACACCTACGCCGGCGGATCCAAACGCCTCGACGAACCGGTCAGGCATACCCAGCAGCTCCTGAATGCCGGTCGCAGAAAATCGATTCCCATCATATACACAAGCAGCACCTATCGACCGCAAACCGCGGATCAGCCCATAAAGTCAGCCGCGGATAAATCGCCGAATATCCGCGCCTGGGACGCACACGCCTGTGAAATCGACGAACGGGTACAGCCGGAAGCGAAGGACCTTATCATTCTAAAAGAACATGCCAGCGCGTTCTTCGGAACTCACCTGGCCCCCTACCTCATCCAAAACGGTGTCGATACTGTTCTTATAACCGGATGCAGTACCAGCGCCTGCATACGTGCAACCGCAACCGATGCCGGCGCATATCGTTTTCGGCCCATCATCGTAAGGGAATGTGTGGGCGACCGGGCAGAGGCGGCCCACCTCTGGACCCTCTTCGATATTCAGGCCCGATTTGCCGATGTCATTAATATCGAAGCAGCCATCCAGTACATCGAAGCGCTTGAAGATACGAGCCGCACACAGAGCTAACCTGAATTTCTCACCGTGGGAAATGCATGCTAGCTATGTTCGGAGGAACAAAGTGACTACCTTCTCTGATTCAAAATGAATCAGAAACAATATGAACTCTGACGCGAATGGTCCTTTTCCTTTCCTCAATGCGGACTATAAAAAAGGGAGAGGCCTTTAACCCCTCCCTTCAGATAATCGGTTTGATCGAAACTACTCAGCCGTTGTGAATGGAACTTCAATGGCAGTCCGGTTACCGCTGGTTTCCTCGGCAATTATTTCAACCTTGTAATCCTTGCCAGGTTCAAGGAACTCGTGGGGCACGCTGACACCGGTTTCTCCGGGAAGCATGATCACGGTGAATACCCGGAGTAACTCATCGTCTTCGTCTTTTTCCACGACCACTTCATAAAATTCAATGACGCTGTCGGGTGCATCCGGATCTGGAACCTCATCCCAATCCAGTTCCAGGTCGATGGTAGAATCCACTTCTGCGTCTTCTGCGGGTGAATTCAGCTCTGCTTCGTCCGGTAAATCATGGGTCAGGGTGGCTTCACCTACCAGCCAATCTTTCTCAACGGTTCGGGCATAGTAGAAGTATTCCCCTTCCGGAAACAGAGCGAGAAACTCCTCTTTGGGAAGTTCGTCAAATGACGGTTCAGCACTTTCGCTAAACAATTCGGTCAGGCCGATAACCTTCCCCAGATTTCCCTTGACCTTAACATCCAGCAGGCGGCGGTGCTTTCTGTCGGTGAGGACTAGCCAGTCCCAGCCTTCCCCATCCACTTTCAGATGCAATCCAAGATCTCCATCCGTTGCATTCTGCTCAAGAAAGAGTTTGGCTTCGTCAAACTCCAGAATGTCGCCTTTTTTGCCTGCCAGAGATGCCGGCAAACTCACAAGTATCAGCATGGCTGCCATCCAGCCTGCCAAGTTTAACCTATAACGCTCAGTTTTCATATTAATACTCCTCTAATTTTTGGGGTTGATTTGCTCGTCGGCGGTAAGACCACCTTGTAATACTACCAGTAAATAAAAGCATCCTTAACAGAACCTTAATGGTGAAAGACGAAAGGAGGATCGCGGATGAAGAGGACGGTAATCATACGCGTTTTTCAGACATCCGCGGTCAGACAGCATCCGAGGCCCTCCTTTTGCAGCAGGATTGACTGTTTGCCCTATCGGTTTCTCCCCATTTTACTTTCCTGTTGAATGGCGGATGGGAACCGTTAAGAACCTACCTATGAAATACGTTTACTTGGTAGCTCTTGGCATCGCTTTCTTTTTTTCCTATGCCAGTCCGTCGGCACAGGCAGACGTCAGCCAACCGAATATTATCTACATTCTGGCGGACGATTTAGGCATTGGTGAAGTCGGTTGCTATGGTCAGCAAAAGATCAAGACACCGCACATCGACCAACTGGCCGCCGAGGGAATGCGTTTCACCCAGCACTATTCAGGTGCCGCAGTATGTGCGCCTTCCCGCTTTACCTTTATCACCGGTTTACATATCGGTAAATCCGATACCTACGGTCAGGGCCAACGCCTCAAGTCCGGTGTCCAGATCCTGCCAAAGTTGATGCAGGCAGCGGGCTATACCACGGGCGCCTTTGGGAAGTGGGGTCTTGCCTGACAAAGGTGGAAACGATGTCGAGTTCTTCGATGGAAACGGCCCCTATCGCGAAACGAAGTTCACCTACTACGAGGGAGGCATACGGGTACCCATGATCGCACGGTGGCCGGGCAAAATCCAGAAAGGCTCGATCTCCGATCACATCTCCTATTTCCCCGACATGCTTCCGACCTTCACAGAACTGGCAGGCATTCAGCCAACCCACCCTGTCGATGGTATTTCCATGCTCCCAACCTTGCTCCAAAACGGCAAACAGGAGCAGCACCCGTTTCTCTTCTTTTCCGGGGCCCTGCGCATGGGCGATTGGAAACTGGTGCGCGGGAAGGATCAGGACGAGCTATTCAACCTGGCTCTGGATGTCAGCGAAACCACCGACCTGAGCAAGCGCCACCCGGATGTGCTGGCACGACTCATCAAGGTCTGGGGAGCCAACCAGATCCAAGAGTAATCGCTGAAACTTCGAACCGGCCGGAGTTTCTCCAAACTGCGGGGCTTTTGTTTAGCTTTTTTATACAAATCCAAGGTAGGGACCGATCGCCGAGCGGTCCGCTTCATTATACAAATCCAAGGTAGGGACCGATCGCCGAGCGGTCCGCTTCAGATGAGTCTGAAAATAAAGAGGCAACAATGCCAGGGATCTCCCCGCAGAAAGAATCACCCCCAGTCAATAAAAAGCCGAAGAATCGATACCTGTAGATCCATTCCTCGCTTATCCCGGATGGAATATCAAAAGGACCGGGGAAAGTGGCATCAATGTCATCAACCCGAAAGAACTCTGCAGTGCCTTATCGTTTTTCCCAAATTAAATTTGGATCCAGAGAAAGTTAAAACTATCAACCCAGTCTTGG carries:
- a CDS encoding RES family NAD+ phosphorylase, encoding MMTLKEHPRYKQLRLEIRAVIGGLFQPWEGPLYRCVELEWARPEALISGEGSRRFGSRWMRPGLHRLVYGASTELIALKETRRGFSYYGIKKPRQNLRVTVEILASFSKVIFLADLVSAISWLEMDEFLKEDWRKVNQASNETLSQACGRVLIESGCECLAAPSVKDGRGRTFVWFPDNLGSGCKVEVSGHKELEQ
- a CDS encoding DUF2235 domain-containing protein, translating into MKKIVICSDGTWNSPEDERATNVLRFARSIAPRDGGGKKQVVFYDWGVGSDRKKVAGGVSGVGIDKNIMDCYRFIVHNYEPGDKLYFFGFSRGAYTVRSLGGFIRNCGVLKAEFAERISSAYDHYRKRQPSTGPDHRTSKELREKYAWEDRTQIEFLGVWDTVGTLGVPITFFGLLDNAEYLFHDTSPSSIIRCARHAMAIDECRKDFPVTRWDKKPGIDLKEVWFAGVHSDVGGGYKDDHRLSEIPASWIAREAGTRGLVFQPRLEQGLSNTPTATQHPQPTGIYKFRGKRYRHLETDDLVHISVQERFSRLGTKWKSPSFRTYFKALSEDWNNANLEL
- a CDS encoding NIPSNAP family protein; this translates as MNIPRRNFLKTTLAASATTAVASQISAAGSTGTSREYYELRCYHLKADTRLKTDANPALLDAYLQQALLPALRKIGVENTGVFTELEVDKNAGTSTPKPGSPVWVLMTHRSLETYVQVSAALNADPSIQQAGTDYLQVPKSTPAFERIDSWLLLAFAGMPQLEVPAFSRDRIATRVLEMRDYESHSELKALNKMAMFNDGEISLMKDLGMSPVFFGQALSGPNLPHLRYITSGPDLATHLANWKKFGPAPRWQELKSNPFYKDNTSRNTARFLTPKPYSIL
- a CDS encoding isochorismatase family protein — encoded protein: MSEFPALDESMKSVENYYRERGIFQKSFGMGKRPAIVVVDFAYGWTDDTYAGGSKRLDEPVRHTQQLLNAGRRKSIPIIYTSSTYRPQTADQPIKSAADKSPNIRAWDAHACEIDERVQPEAKDLIILKEHASAFFGTHLAPYLIQNGVDTVLITGCSTSACIRATATDAGAYRFRPIIVRECVGDRAEAAHLWTLFDIQARFADVINIEAAIQYIEALEDTSRTQS
- a CDS encoding sulfatase-like hydrolase/transferase, which encodes MKYVYLVALGIAFFFSYASPSAQADVSQPNIIYILADDLGIGEVGCYGQQKIKTPHIDQLAAEGMRFTQHYSGAAVCAPSRFTFITGLHIGKSDTYGQGQRLKSGVQILPKLMQAAGYTTGAFGKWGLA
- a CDS encoding sulfatase-like hydrolase/transferase; translation: MPDKGGNDVEFFDGNGPYRETKFTYYEGGIRVPMIARWPGKIQKGSISDHISYFPDMLPTFTELAGIQPTHPVDGISMLPTLLQNGKQEQHPFLFFSGALRMGDWKLVRGKDQDELFNLALDVSETTDLSKRHPDVLARLIKVWGANQIQE